TTATCTGCTATCATAGATAACACGGTGTAtagttttttttgcattattattTCGCTACAGCAGTTTTATGAAACCTCTTGTCTCAGCTAGAAGTCCCGAATCCAAGTTCGCATGATTAAACTTGACATTTCCAAGGAGGGAATTTGTTGCTAAAACACATGCTCACTTCGCACTTCCGTGGCTCTGCTCTCGGTAACACGCCTCGGTGGGATAGAAATATAGCCTATCACGGGCGGCGTCGGGTCATACGGTCAGTATGAGGGCTCTACCTGCTCACTTTTCTCCAATTTAATGCACAGCCGTGCCGTATCGAAGGGTACTGAAGGGTACAGCTGATGCCCGAAGGGCATAAAGGGAGGTAACCAAACTAGACGAGCCAGATCAATTCAGCCTATAATGTCAACACATGATCTGAAGTTGAAGCAGTCAAGTTGTCAAAGCGGAGTGAAAGCCAGCGTGACTTGCATTCTCTCAGATCAGGAGAGATTTTACACGCACACAGACAAATCACGGTAGGCTACAAAGTTTACTtgttctgtttctgtttctctcacacacatactacTTTTCCCTCTTTCCTAAACTGAGTCATCATTATCCGCAGATAGCATTATGGAAGTCTGTagctttaaatgttaaatgtgtaGTTAGAAGAGCCTGCgtaaatatttgtttacttAAAGTAAAGTGTTGCCGCCATAGTTTTACTTAAGTAACTAATGCTCTTACAATCAAAGAATTATAACAAGATGACAATGGATTAAACATTGATTAATCTCTTGTCTGACACCACCCGAGTTATATAATAGGCCTACCTGCTTTTTCCTGCAAATAAAGGAtataaggttaaaaaaaatctttaccaGCTTGTTTGCTTTTTAATTGTTTCAGGTGATTTTTAACATGCCTCCATAACAACTAATGATTTGCCAATATGGTATTAGTCTTTTCCTGAATGTCATCTTAACATGTCTCACCATGTTTATGGTAATACTTTAGCTCTTAAGAAATTTGTTACTCCCATAATTAGGTTTACAAAATGCAACTAAATCATTTTCTTTGcaaagcaaatttaatttaactGTTAGCATCATGTGTCAatatactaataaaatatctgTGGGTGTTCCTGTGAATAATTGTTCTGAAGGGAGTGAACTGTGTTATGTTTTCAACAAGTAGTTGCAGACATGTGGATCtcatgtgtctgttaagagtTCTTCCTGCTCTCTGTATGTTATGTTGTGTAGCAGCATTGTAATGCCAAAGCTTGATTAGTTTTCAGAATAAAAGTGAACAAGAGAAGTTACATCCTGGACCATCAGCTCAACACATTCACAACAAGAGGGATTTAGAAACAATAACTACTGCATCTTCGCCAGCGTTGCCATTAGCAGGCCAGCAGAAAAGCAGCAAAAGTGAGTTTATATGCCCAAATTATATATTTGATATTATCATGCTGTTATTTGTGATGCTTCTATTCATTTGGGGTTTATGTTGATCAGATTTGCAGATCAAGCAGATAATACTGCTCAGAAAGAAAGACTCCAGTGGGACATCTGAGGGACAGACAGAATCTGCCAGATTCACGTCCACTATCTCTATCAGACTTCCCACCAGCAGAtgcaaaaaagacaaaaaagaggaaaaaactTTGCAAACAACAACTAATCTGTGAGAACATTTTTAAGCTTCTGTTGAGGGTTCACATGTATATACACAATGTTTTTAATTGAATTTTTTAGACTAAATCATATTGAATTTTAATTATCCATTTACCATGTTGGGCATAACATGACATGATTTATATttgtacaatatatatttacTATTTAATATTGTTGCATCCCTGGATTTGATCAGCTGCTAAAATACAAGTTCAAATAATGCTAAACTTTAATGCATTCACATTAGAAAATACTTTATGAAATTTTGATTACACTTATTAATACTTAGCACATAATAATATCTTCTGTCAAATTATGCCATAGCACTTTGCATTCTATGTCATTTGGCAGTTTTCTAGCCAGAACAGCAAACGCCCTTTCAACCTATGACTGGCAGTAATAGTCCTTATATAGCAATAAGTCATGATTTAATGACCCTAAATGATAGCATGAAAGTGTATCGGCAAAGTTTTACTGTTTGGCTGTACCGTATCTaggtgtgttcatgtgttttcaCCTTCATCTTGGAAATGTTAAACTGACGTTTATTGTGCAGTATTAcactatattattttaaaaagtatgaCATCATTGCTCTCTCTTTTTTGAACAGCTTGCGTGTGTGCATGTATCTGACTGTATGCATTTATGTGTGTGAGACATTGTACTtattataaaacagtttaacCATGGACCCCTCCCTTCATGTCAGCCCAATGAATTGTTTACCCCTAAAATGCTTAAAGTTAGAGAAAGGATGGAATGTTGTTGATCTTGTTTCCCTGCATTGTGTTGCTGAATATATGAAAGACACTGAAGTAGAAAAAGTATTTAGGGAGTAAGAATAGCATGTAAAACATTCAACTGAAGGAAAGAGATTTGTTTTCGTCTtagtttttaatatttctttatctGCATGAAAGTATGTTTTAATTTACctaatttttaaaatgtttgctaatttaataaatcatatatTATTTGACAGTTACAGCACACTTGAAGTGGTAAAGAACACAGCTAATCAACACAACACAGAGGTAAGCATCCAAACTAAGATGCAGACATGAGTGCtatttttagtcaaagaaaacatttaatgaaaagaaaaaatactATGCCTTGCTACTCAATCATATCTTgcttaaatattataaattgtACATTTATTGTAACTGCTCCACTGGGCCATGTCATGCTTGCAGATTTGTCATGCAGAGTATATTTCAGTGGAATGTGAAGCTCAACTGTGAAGTTGAGCTGTCTATTTAAAGAGTTATGGAATGGGAGTGGTGATTTGTTCAAATAGTTCAAATGTATGTGAGAAGTATTTCTTGCAATTTATGAAAGGAAGTGTAATTTAGTAGTGTAAAAAGTGCAAATTCTACTGTGCTTGAATTAGTGCCTGAGTTTTGTTGTAATGTTGTCACTAATCAAAATCTTTGTTGCTTGTTCTGACAGCTTTCGAGACGTCTAAGGGACGTGCTTTCACCAACAGAGCAATGTGGATTATCAGATGGTGAATTACTTAAGGATGAGGATGGGCCAAAAGCAACCTTTGATGAAGACCACTTTACCACTCTGCATCAACATGTCCATAAGACACCTAAGCAGGGACAAAATACAGGACTACAACACAACATAGACCTTCATGAACAAACTCAAATAATCCACGACTCCCAAAGACATTCTACTCAACCTGTTTGTGAGGTACAAACAGAAGTCAATAAGGATTTTGGAGCCAATGACTATAGAGAGAATGCCCCAACATCGCCACAGTACCACAGTAATCTGACCTCCATTGGAGTGGCCTCTTTTACTGCACGTGATTCTGAAAATACTCCTGATCCAGAACCTAGTCTTTTCAGTCCTTCATCAGCTATGTTGACGTCTGCCCTGGCCTCAGTTCTTGCTCCACCTTGGAGTGGTCGTCTTCGAAAACCCAAGCAAGAGACCAATGAAGTAGAGCATGTCCCCCAAGATTGTGGACAGAATGTCAACCCATCTAGCTTATATCGCCAGGATTGGCAGCAGCAACTCTTTCTACCTTCTGAAAGGCAACCATCTGAACACATGTTGGCCAATGAAATGCAGTTAACTGCTGGAACCCGCTTTAACTCTTCTGACTGGCAAAAAGAGAACAATTCCCCGAACATCACAACCACAGTACATCCAAAGAGACCCATTTTGAAATCATCCTCTGTGGGCACGATGTACAACAATACAGAATTGCATCCTTTTTCCACACCTCTGGACACTTCTCAGGCACCAAATTCAGCCCATTCAGGGTATAGAATTTCCAAAACTGTAGACGAACATGGGCCTTTCAAATCATTGAGCTCCAAGCCAACAACAAGCAGCCTACTTCTCTCCTTAAGAAGGACACATTTGAGAAGCTCCAGTGCTGAGCCCACACAAATGCAGACTCCGATAACTAGGTCTGTCATGTCCCTTACATTGCCTAGCAGAACTGTTTTGAAAACTTCATTTGCCCATTCTGTTAGTGCTGAGGACCAAACTGACAAAAACCAAGACATTCATACAAGAACAGAGGAAATACCAGTCAGTCAATTCCCTTTCTCACCTAGAATTAAGAGTAGAGTGCCGTTAATGACACAGCTGTTTCAAAACAAACCAGAGACAGAAATTTCAAAGAGACAAGAAACTTCTTTTGTCAGAACAGAGGAGGAACATAACCCACAATCCACAAACAAAATGGGCCAAAAGGGGAGTTCTTATTTAGTTCTTTTGAGGAGATATTCCACTACAGAGGACATTGATCCAGTGGAACAAAATACTAACATCAACCTGCAAAACTCCAATATTACCGAACAAAAAGCTTTTTCACACACCACAATTTCTTCCAAAGATTCAACAAATTTGAATGACCGACAATCTGGCTTTAATGTTCAAAATTTTAAATCACATGGCACACAAAATACGACAGCCATTAATTCTTCGGGCACAAACACCTTCACAGACAGGCTAAACTACTCACCCAAGAAAGACTCTTCTGTAGATGGAATAAGCCCAACACTTGTGGGGCAGATATATCTGGACTCTAATAAACATTCTCTGTCAAGTCAAAGCTCAATGGATCTTTCAAGCCCTCTTTCTCCAAGCAGACCTCTCAGAAGTGTCAGAGTACCAAGCATCTATTCATACCTTCGAGAGTCCATCCCGGCTGTGTCCACCCCTTTCCCTTCCACACCTTTTCCTCAAATACAAAGAGCTGAAACATTGCCTCCTAAGCAAGGTGACCAGAAGACATTTCCCTCAAGATTTTCATTTGACAACCCATTTGCACCACAGGCACAAGGTTTGCAAAGAAGTTCTTATGGCTCCAGCTCTCATATATCCCCAGCTCAATCGCTGCCTCCTGATTTTGGAAGAGGATCAGCACCTCGTCTCAGCACTTCTCCATATTCTAGCCTTATCTCCTCAAGACCTGCACTCGACAACACTTTACAAGGACCTACAGCTGTATGTAAAATGCATACCAGATCTACACCTTATGATACTGTAAACACTGAACCTGACCTTATAAACGATGACCCAAGCTATTCACTGTCCACATACACAAGAAGACCAAAGGAACAGTTAGCTTCTCCTAACAGAGAACAGAGGACAGCAGTTCAAGCTTATACAAGCCCCATAGATAATCACAGACCTGCCCAGCCATGCCTCTCACAAACTGCACCAGATGCAAGTTTTGTCATGGAAAGCCAAAGCGCAAATATAAGCCTACACCCAAGGCAGCCCAACACAGGCTCTAACAACTTCCCTCATCAGGCACATGATGGCTCAATTGCACTTCATCTTGATAAGGGTAACGCTAACCCCAAGCAAAGACTGAGTGAGAAAGAGAAGTATTTACAACCTAATAAGCTCACAGTAAAAAGTGAGACTCCACTTACAACTGAGAAAGAGACTACAGCTGTGCATATGCATGAGAAATTGCGGGAAATGCAGACTCCCAATTCAAAGAAAGGCCTTTTTGCTTCACGAGTTAAGAAAAACAATGGCTTCTCTTCTGTGTCTTTGACAGACAAAGAGGTTGTTAGTCCCCAGTATTTAAAAACCAAAAGACATTCGCCAGTGTTTAAAACAAGCAGTAGGATAGACCAGATATTAAATCGATTGAAACTGACATTTGGTGTCAAACGATCAGACAGCACACTTGACACAATCATGAAAAAGGACAAGGCCCTCCCCTCAGACAATGAGACTATTGAAAAATCCAAGAAAGAGGAGAAAACATATTCTGGAAGCCAATGGGAGCCTTCTAACTCCTCTTTAACAACAGATGAAGCCTCTTTGGGATCCTTGTCACCACTTACATTAAAGAAATCTGAGAATATATTAAATTTGAATTGGCAAAACAGGTCTACAACTGAACAAAAGTGTTCCGGGTGGACGTGGGAGGCCCCCAACTCATCTTCAACCACTGATAATGTGTATTTTGACACTTTTGGGTCCTTGTCACCCGTAACATCAAAAAAATCATCTGAGAATGAATTAAATTTTTATCAGCAAATGAGGCATAGCGATGAAAATGGAAACCGTTCTTACAGCAGGAGCTTTAGTCCGCACAGGCTAAAGGCCCAAAGTATGAACCGTTCTGCCACCTTGCCATATTATAGTAAATCCTCCGTCAGCCCCCGATCAcctttttatttgtttgactCAGAAGACATTCAAAATGACAATGTGTTTTATAGTCCAGTgagcaaaaaaacaaattcGCTTTGTGAGTCTGATGACTACTCTCCACTAAGTGCAGTGCAACAAAACCTTGTGAGGTCTCGATTGTCCTCTTCCTGTGCAGACTTAAAGTATGGTCTGCACAATGGACGATCTTTCTCGGTTCACAGTGTAGTTTCAAGCCGCCCATCGGGTCCTGGACGAATCTCAACAAGCAGCGTCAGCGACCTCTCAAGTTTGGATGACTTTATGCCAAAGGAGAATTATACAGCAGTTGACTCTCCAGTGAGTAGTAGCTATTCCCCAAACTATGTCAGTGGTATTCAGTCTCAACATGGATATACGGATGATCATCTTGATCAAGATGATGCAGACCCAACCCCACCTCCATCACCGACTTTGTCCTCTTCACCTCGTCGGATATCCCAGGCTCCTTCTCTGTCTTCCCTCATGAGGACAACTCCAGAAAATCTGTCTCCTCGAGGTACCCTGCCATCTAGGAGCTACAGAACCAGCTTGACTGTTTTTGAGGAGTCTGGTTCTGACACCACAACCGATGATGAATACTATGTTGAcaatggtggtgatgatgaggTAGAAACAGAACTTTAGAGGAGAAAATTGTGTTGTGCAATTCCATGTTgtagatatatttacatgtgCTGTGTACATGTGTACAGTTTTTTCCCCCTGTGCATGGAAAATCTGCAGCAAAGTTAAACCAACAGATTTTTATACAGTAAATTATGGGCTTTTCTAAAATTCTTTAGTGCTTGAGGATAACAATGTTTGATCtaattatgaatgtatttaCAATACAGAACAATGCACTGTTGTTTCATTAGGTCTTTTGATATTTTCTAAAACTTGAGGCACTTAGTTCTTATACATCATTCCTTTTGTTAAACGCTGCCTCCTGTAGGTCATAGGTGGTTTATTCACTATAGTGTTTTAAAGCACAGCTTGTCGGTCACAATACATTATTTTCCCAACAGTCTATAGTCAGTAGCTGTCAACTTAGTAAATGAACCACAATTATGtgtagaaatgttttgtttagcTTATACAGCCACATTAAAagagtcagaaatcagattagaAAAAGTCGCCCTTACAACATTGGAGTTTCATGAATGATTCCACTTCAGTTATGACTAACTATGTGCAGATTGTGACATTACGGAAGCTTACTATCCAATGTTAttgttaaaagtaaaaaataaaataaaaagcagtGGTGGGCCCTGGCATATGCGAAATCCAACTTTTCAAAAATACTACTAGAATAACTATGCATTCTGAAGACCTcccagttgttgttgtttttcctgTATAATGTAATTGTGCTGTTTGTGTGCATCTTTGGCTGTGTCATCATAATTGATCATTTATTGTAATTTATGTAGGGCAGGGGGTTGGGGAATAATTTCTTCCCTAGAGCCTTTGGGAACTCAATAAGACAAGTGCAACATTGATCACAACAGCTCTATAACAATATCCTTTTTGTGAGGTCATTTTTGAATGTCATCATTAATGATATAACAATATTGTGATATTtatgaaaatgtaatatattgaCTACATTGGTTATTATTGCTGTGCTAAGAAAAAATGCAGTGTAGAGGAATATCTTTCACATAAAAATGTAgcaaactgtaaaataaagtataaatgaCTGTATGTAAATTACTGTTTTTCAATGTAAATGAAATGGTAAACTGCTCAGCTAACCTTATAGTAACACTTTGACTAGCAGGTACACTCAgtaaatgaaatatttaataaCACAGAAATGTCTTAATTACAGCTTATTAAAACAACCTTACACTGTTGTTTCATGTCACAACCTGCCAACCCTTATAAATGTAATTGCACAATGAACGGGAGTGATACTTATACACCTATTTTAGCCCTTTGAAGCTGAGCGCTAGCAAATTCAAATGTGAACTGTGAAGGAACAGGAACGAATCGCGTTTTACGAAACACTAAATGATTCAATTACTAATTCACTTTACGCTGCCTAATAATGGCGTAACGTTAACGATGTAGCGACGGAGTAACCTGCTGTAAGGGCCGCTCGCTCAAAAATCTTTTTGATAAACGACCAACGACTCATTCGCGTTACTAAAATGATTCCGAATTTTCTGaactattttcatgtttaaatcTATAACTTAAATTTAAGTTATATTATCTTGTACGTTTTCTATTAAAAGACTTTAGACGTTGTGATAGAAATCTCATGTCGCTTTCATTGTGTCGCTGCATGTCGCCAGCGCCAGAGATTCATGTCGCTAGTGGGCGTTCCCACTACACGAGTTGCATATAAACgtcattaaatatatttgtactaTAGTACCGTTTTTATTACGAGTGTTTTGCAGAACAGAGCAAGTTATTAGAATACATACACACTGTACTGTAATAGGTAGACCATATTGCATGCAGTTTAGTCAAAACTTACTTTATATCCCCACAATCCCAGACACGTTTTtccatgcatcatttttttaaatgtgtctctgtatgtaggctacacagagACATATTATAAAGAACAAGGGGCTTGCTAAAAGCTAATATCAACAACTCCTCCGGACACCGCAGTAAAGCAGACGGATCACGTGCACTCCACTGACTTCACTCCTATTGGTTGTCGCTCGCGAAAATCGCTTCTCGtttgcataaagttgaaatttctgaacttttgtcGCGCGTCTCGTGTCGCTTGACACGCCCACATTCTGTCGCCAACGGTCACTGTCGCTCGTGTCGCCGGAAGTCGCCAGCGctccattgaaatgaatgggatcGTGTCGCTTTGTCGCTGCGTgtcgctggcggtgtgaacgaGGCTTGAGTGttttcacgttgctctggtaaCGGCTCTTGTAGGTGTGCAGTCACTCTTCCAGCTAACATTAGCtgtattttgtcattttgttttaactccttcACTGTTTTAGCTTACTTTTTGGTTGTTTTAGCTCCCCCACGTTTTTCACTTCAACTTTTCTGCGCCATTTtgaaaattcacaattactTTACCGTTTACTTGATGGATTTGATTTGAACAGGGACCTTCTATCCATTAAACCTTTTTTATTAGAGGAGGCTATAGcctatatttgaaaatataatcTGTTTCTTGACGATGAGAAGGACTCCAGAGATCAAGTAAGTAATATTTTGTGGGCTGATTAGAAGTGTTTTATTAAAAGCAACTGTTAATTGAGTATCTGTGTGGAGTCATAATCCAACAAAATCCTCATAATCTGAATAAACCAGTTTCCCATTCCTTGACATGGTAAAGGCTTAATCAGGGCACTGAGCTTTAGTCTCAGATGAACAGTTAAACAGTATAATTTATGTTCTCTAAAAATAATTATGTGCTCATTTATTTTGGCTAATTGAAATGCAAATCTATGTTAATGTTTAATATGCTAGCACGAGCAAGAAAATGACTGAACTAACAGACTCTTTTTACAGGTATTTAATACAGCAAAACATAGTCTAGTTTCTAAATGAGTGAAGCAATAGAAAAAAATGTCAATCATTCTTCTCCCCTTCTAGGCATCACTCAACAACATCTGTAGATGGGGAAACTACATCAGAGAATAATGTCATTCTTGTCCCACAGCTGGAAACAGTTTTCAGCCGAGCAGCCAGGATCATCCAGCGAACATGGCGGAAACATGTTGTAAGCGATCACAGTCAACTTTTATATTACAGTTTCTCCATATTTGAATGCCCAAATAAATTCAGTGCATACTGTGCCTGGCATGTGTAGGATACTGCTGTTTTCAAGTACCTCAAGAAACTAGTGAGCTTCCATAATCAAGGGGATCCACGTCTCCTTCTTAGATTTATTACCCCTGCAGAGGTAAGTTGATGCTACAATGCAAGTGTAATTTAATTCAAGTGTAACTCATTTTGCAAAATCGTATTCATGAATGCTTTGTTGTAGGCTAATATACTGGATGCTGCTTCAGGGGCCCTTATTCGATTCAGACTGGGTGGGGTGAGTGCTGATGTTATTCATATTTCCACCATAAGGTTATTTGTACTCAGGAACATGCTGTACTAATGTGTGGTTGTTTTCTGCTCCAGAAGGTTACATTATTGGAAAGCTAATTATAAGTAAACAAACATGTTACATCAAACTGCAAATTAATTactaacatttataaaattacaGCCAACCTACCCCCCAAACATCTACTTTAAAATATACACTCGTGCACCCATAGTGGACATGTGTGCCTGCAGTCCTAAAGATTATACACAGCAAAAGACACCAGTTCCAAGCCAGATCCATAATGGCCGAC
This DNA window, taken from Pseudorasbora parva isolate DD20220531a chromosome 24, ASM2467924v1, whole genome shotgun sequence, encodes the following:
- the zmp:0000000991 gene encoding uncharacterized protein zmp:0000000991, whose product is MSTHDLKLKQSSCQSGVKASVTCILSDQERFYTHTDKSRFQNKSEQEKLHPGPSAQHIHNKRDLETITTASSPALPLAGQQKSSKNLQIKQIILLRKKDSSGTSEGQTESARFTSTISIRLPTSRCKKDKKEEKTLQTTTNLYSTLEVVKNTANQHNTELSRRLRDVLSPTEQCGLSDGELLKDEDGPKATFDEDHFTTLHQHVHKTPKQGQNTGLQHNIDLHEQTQIIHDSQRHSTQPVCEVQTEVNKDFGANDYRENAPTSPQYHSNLTSIGVASFTARDSENTPDPEPSLFSPSSAMLTSALASVLAPPWSGRLRKPKQETNEVEHVPQDCGQNVNPSSLYRQDWQQQLFLPSERQPSEHMLANEMQLTAGTRFNSSDWQKENNSPNITTTVHPKRPILKSSSVGTMYNNTELHPFSTPLDTSQAPNSAHSGYRISKTVDEHGPFKSLSSKPTTSSLLLSLRRTHLRSSSAEPTQMQTPITRSVMSLTLPSRTVLKTSFAHSVSAEDQTDKNQDIHTRTEEIPVSQFPFSPRIKSRVPLMTQLFQNKPETEISKRQETSFVRTEEEHNPQSTNKMGQKGSSYLVLLRRYSTTEDIDPVEQNTNINLQNSNITEQKAFSHTTISSKDSTNLNDRQSGFNVQNFKSHGTQNTTAINSSGTNTFTDRLNYSPKKDSSVDGISPTLVGQIYLDSNKHSLSSQSSMDLSSPLSPSRPLRSVRVPSIYSYLRESIPAVSTPFPSTPFPQIQRAETLPPKQGDQKTFPSRFSFDNPFAPQAQGLQRSSYGSSSHISPAQSLPPDFGRGSAPRLSTSPYSSLISSRPALDNTLQGPTAVCKMHTRSTPYDTVNTEPDLINDDPSYSLSTYTRRPKEQLASPNREQRTAVQAYTSPIDNHRPAQPCLSQTAPDASFVMESQSANISLHPRQPNTGSNNFPHQAHDGSIALHLDKGNANPKQRLSEKEKYLQPNKLTVKSETPLTTEKETTAVHMHEKLREMQTPNSKKGLFASRVKKNNGFSSVSLTDKEVVSPQYLKTKRHSPVFKTSSRIDQILNRLKLTFGVKRSDSTLDTIMKKDKALPSDNETIEKSKKEEKTYSGSQWEPSNSSLTTDEASLGSLSPLTLKKSENILNLNWQNRSTTEQKCSGWTWEAPNSSSTTDNVYFDTFGSLSPVTSKKSSENELNFYQQMRHSDENGNRSYSRSFSPHRLKAQSMNRSATLPYYSKSSVSPRSPFYLFDSEDIQNDNVFYSPVSKKTNSLCESDDYSPLSAVQQNLVRSRLSSSCADLKYGLHNGRSFSVHSVVSSRPSGPGRISTSSVSDLSSLDDFMPKENYTAVDSPVSSSYSPNYVSGIQSQHGYTDDHLDQDDADPTPPPSPTLSSSPRRISQAPSLSSLMRTTPENLSPRGTLPSRSYRTSLTVFEESGSDTTTDDEYYVDNGGDDEVETEL